In the Oncorhynchus nerka isolate Pitt River linkage group LG2, Oner_Uvic_2.0, whole genome shotgun sequence genome, one interval contains:
- the LOC115137916 gene encoding RNA-binding protein 38-like isoform X1, whose product MLLHQFGNGGLEVMHSTAIQKDTTFTKIFVGGLPYHTNDASLRKYFEAFGDIDEAVVITDRQTGKSRGYGFVTMTDRGSAERACKDPNPIIDGRKSNVNLAYIGAKPRNMQLGEPTRGISIGVQPIHPALIQRQYGLAQQYVYPQAFIQPSLVLPSQVSSSAPYLDYSAAYAQYAQAAFEQYPYAASPGFLGYGYTPSPATAPSQAPASVHQTLPTGAGPNFLQYAPQQHVQPDRMQ is encoded by the exons ATGCTTTTGCATCAGTTCGGGAACGGAGGCCTGGAAGTGATGCATTCTACAGCAATTCAAAAAGACACTACTTTTACCAAAATTTTCGTGGGCGGTTTGCCCTACCACACTAACGATGCTTCCTTGAGAAAGTATTTTGAGGCCTTCGGAGACATCGACGAGGCGGTGGTGATAACGGACAGACAAACGGGGAAATCCAGAGGATATGGCTTT GTGACGATGACAGATCGGGGATCAGCAGAGCGGGCCTGTAAAGACCCCAACCCCATCATCGACGGGCGCAAGTCCAACGTGAACCTGGCCTACATTGGCGCCAAGCCCCGCAATATGCAACTAGGTGAGCCGACCAGGG GCATATCCATCGGAGTGCAACCTATTCACCCAGCACTCATCCAGAGGCAGTATGG GTTGGCCCAGCAGTATGTGTATCCCCAAGCCTTCATCCAGCCCAGCCTGGTTCTCCCCTCTCAGGTGTCCTCCTCCGCCCCCTACCTGGACTACAGTGCTGCCTATGCCCAGTACGCCCAGGCAGCCTTTGAGCAGTACCCCTACGCTGCCTCCCCAGGGTTCCTGGGCTACGGCTACACCCCCAGCCCTGCCACCGCCCCCTCCCAGGCCCCTGCTTCTGTTCATCAGACTCTCCCCACAGGGGCAGGCCCCAACTTCTTACAGTATGCCCCCCAGCAGCATGTTCAGCCAGACCGCATGCAGTGA
- the LOC115137916 gene encoding RNA-binding protein 38-like isoform X2, which yields MLLHQFGNGGLEVMHSTAIQKDTTFTKIFVGGLPYHTNDASLRKYFEAFGDIDEAVVITDRQTGKSRGYGFVTMTDRGSAERACKDPNPIIDGRKSNVNLAYIGAKPRNMQLGISIGVQPIHPALIQRQYGLAQQYVYPQAFIQPSLVLPSQVSSSAPYLDYSAAYAQYAQAAFEQYPYAASPGFLGYGYTPSPATAPSQAPASVHQTLPTGAGPNFLQYAPQQHVQPDRMQ from the exons ATGCTTTTGCATCAGTTCGGGAACGGAGGCCTGGAAGTGATGCATTCTACAGCAATTCAAAAAGACACTACTTTTACCAAAATTTTCGTGGGCGGTTTGCCCTACCACACTAACGATGCTTCCTTGAGAAAGTATTTTGAGGCCTTCGGAGACATCGACGAGGCGGTGGTGATAACGGACAGACAAACGGGGAAATCCAGAGGATATGGCTTT GTGACGATGACAGATCGGGGATCAGCAGAGCGGGCCTGTAAAGACCCCAACCCCATCATCGACGGGCGCAAGTCCAACGTGAACCTGGCCTACATTGGCGCCAAGCCCCGCAATATGCAACTAG GCATATCCATCGGAGTGCAACCTATTCACCCAGCACTCATCCAGAGGCAGTATGG GTTGGCCCAGCAGTATGTGTATCCCCAAGCCTTCATCCAGCCCAGCCTGGTTCTCCCCTCTCAGGTGTCCTCCTCCGCCCCCTACCTGGACTACAGTGCTGCCTATGCCCAGTACGCCCAGGCAGCCTTTGAGCAGTACCCCTACGCTGCCTCCCCAGGGTTCCTGGGCTACGGCTACACCCCCAGCCCTGCCACCGCCCCCTCCCAGGCCCCTGCTTCTGTTCATCAGACTCTCCCCACAGGGGCAGGCCCCAACTTCTTACAGTATGCCCCCCAGCAGCATGTTCAGCCAGACCGCATGCAGTGA